One stretch of Bacteroidota bacterium DNA includes these proteins:
- the folE gene encoding GTP cyclohydrolase I FolE has translation MAKKNSSNTVTEKLGKLVFDQLQLIGEDPKREGLIKTPYRVAKSLQFLTKGYHDDVKSLLNGAVFKEDYNEMVIVKDIDYFSMCEHHMLPFYGKIHIAYIPKGKIVGLSKIPRLVDMFARRLQVQERMTRQIANTLYDVLDPEGVAVVCEGKHMCMMMRGVEKQHSLATTSAMLGIFQENIKTRTEFLTLITNKLS, from the coding sequence TTGGCTAAAAAAAATTCTTCAAACACTGTTACTGAGAAATTGGGAAAATTGGTTTTTGATCAATTACAACTGATCGGCGAAGATCCAAAGCGAGAAGGATTAATCAAGACCCCTTACCGGGTTGCTAAATCGCTCCAGTTTCTTACAAAGGGTTATCATGACGATGTCAAATCGCTTCTGAATGGCGCAGTCTTCAAAGAAGATTATAACGAAATGGTTATTGTGAAGGACATTGACTATTTTTCAATGTGTGAGCATCACATGCTGCCGTTTTATGGAAAGATCCATATTGCCTACATTCCAAAAGGGAAAATAGTCGGACTGAGCAAAATTCCACGCCTTGTGGATATGTTTGCCCGCAGACTGCAAGTGCAGGAGAGAATGACCCGACAAATTGCCAACACATTGTATGATGTATTGGATCCAGAAGGTGTAGCTGTAGTATGCGAAGGGAAACATATGTGCATGATGATGCGCGGTGTGGAAAAACAACATTCACTGGCAACAACAAGTGCAATGCTGGGAATTTTTCAAGAAAATATTAAAACACGAACTGAATTTTTGACCCTCATAACAAATAAACTTTCATAA
- a CDS encoding periplasmic heavy metal sensor — protein sequence MNYKFMFYTLLTIFTVSLALSQPGPGRGMMKDLNLSDAQKEQFEKITFDMQKKQIEVKAKLEIAKLELRRLIGADNLDKAAIEKKMNEIASQQVTLRMNHINAWSEKNKALNADQQKIWKKILNKHPRMMPKQMHGQMMRKHAMPMDDDMDDDDAPRMERKIKKRIIKE from the coding sequence ATGAACTACAAATTTATGTTCTACACGTTACTTACAATCTTTACTGTTTCGCTCGCTTTGAGCCAGCCCGGCCCAGGACGAGGGATGATGAAAGATCTCAATCTTTCGGATGCACAAAAGGAACAGTTTGAAAAAATCACGTTCGATATGCAAAAGAAACAGATCGAAGTGAAAGCAAAACTCGAGATAGCAAAACTTGAACTTCGCCGCCTTATTGGAGCCGATAATCTGGACAAGGCAGCAATCGAAAAGAAAATGAACGAAATTGCATCACAACAAGTAACACTCCGAATGAACCACATTAATGCATGGTCAGAAAAGAATAAAGCATTAAACGCCGATCAGCAAAAAATCTGGAAAAAAATACTCAATAAACATCCTCGCATGATGCCGAAACAAATGCATGGACAAATGATGCGAAAACATGCTATGCCCATGGATGATGATATGGATGATGACGACGCTCCCCGTATGGAACGAAAAATCAAAAAACGAATTATTAAAGAGTAA
- a CDS encoding redoxin domain-containing protein, giving the protein MAVAVGQKAPNFTLADAYRKPVSLSDYAGKKVVIFFYPGAFTAVCEKEMCTIRDAMADFNSGGAQVLGISVDAPAANKAFADKNGLKFPLLSDFTRYISAQYCGLVTNFGGLIGLTAANRAAYVVDGNGMVSYAWVSENPGVEPPYDEVKKAL; this is encoded by the coding sequence ATGGCAGTCGCTGTCGGTCAAAAAGCACCAAACTTCACATTAGCAGATGCATATCGTAAACCAGTTTCTCTTTCTGATTATGCCGGAAAGAAAGTTGTCATCTTCTTCTATCCAGGAGCATTCACAGCGGTGTGTGAAAAGGAAATGTGTACCATTCGCGATGCGATGGCGGATTTCAATTCAGGCGGAGCACAGGTTTTAGGGATCAGCGTGGATGCACCTGCAGCAAACAAAGCATTTGCTGATAAAAACGGTTTGAAATTTCCTTTGTTGAGTGATTTCACACGATATATTTCTGCACAATACTGTGGATTGGTTACAAATTTTGGTGGTTTAATCGGATTGACAGCCGCCAACCGCGCTGCGTATGTTGTTGATGGAAATGGAATGGTATCGTATGCTTGGGTATCTGAAAATCCAGGAGTTGAACCTCCTTATGATGAAGTAAAGAAAGCATTATAA
- the bcp gene encoding thioredoxin-dependent thiol peroxidase gives MPELRIGNKAPDFELSGGDGKKYSLRQFFGKKIVLYFYPQDDTETCTLQACSFRDHLTPKRISGAVLIGVSPDSPESHKKFSLKYGLNFPLLSDEDKTVMKAYGVWKRKVMFGKKYMGVIRSTFIINEHGFISHIFSRVRLKGHVENIQEAVST, from the coding sequence ATGCCAGAACTCCGAATAGGGAATAAGGCACCTGATTTTGAACTTTCAGGTGGGGATGGGAAGAAATATTCCTTGAGGCAATTTTTTGGAAAAAAAATCGTTCTCTATTTTTATCCACAAGATGATACTGAAACGTGTACCCTTCAAGCGTGCAGTTTCCGGGATCATCTTACTCCGAAAAGAATTTCGGGCGCTGTGCTGATAGGTGTAAGTCCCGACAGTCCTGAATCTCATAAAAAATTTTCTCTGAAATATGGTTTGAACTTCCCATTGCTCAGCGACGAAGATAAAACGGTGATGAAAGCTTACGGTGTGTGGAAACGTAAGGTAATGTTCGGTAAAAAATATATGGGAGTGATCAGATCCACGTTTATTATTAATGAACATGGATTTATTTCACACATTTTTTCACGGGTAAGACTCAAAGGCCACGTGGAGAATATACAAGAGGCGGTTTCTACATAA
- a CDS encoding TonB-dependent receptor: MYKLLLLFFLSGTLLFSQQKAVLSGFVREKSDKESLPYANILIKELKIGTSANIEGYYAIPNIPEGEFTVIVSNLGFQSYSFTIDTRQNKKIVQDVLLSDQSIQVTEVVINAEKEEEKRNTQVGRIQMHAKDVAALPTIGEADVFRALQLMPGIKATSEISSGLNVRGGSTDQNLILLDGTVVYNPSHLFGFFSTFNNDAVKDIDMMKGGFPAEFGGRLSSVLNVTNIDGDRVETHGKASISLLSTRVTGEGPVGNGSWFLSGRRTYFDTFIAAANLDTGNDALPLYYFYDANGKLNQDIGEDDKLSFVGYLGQDDLKYTLGNNEVKLNMRWGNKTGAVKWTHVYSQTLFSNFTASFSHYAAGIGATLGGIKISQDNSVDDFSLKSDVDFFASNDHLIKLGVWYSQYDIGYKQSGDGDPYTFRERPAQISFYAQDDWTLDERWVVKSGLRFEYQDASKASNLGPRLAVRYNIDEYSLLKFSSGLYYQFLNAVPAGTDNGFSPFDIWVPINEKMKPSRAIDVVLGYETKYFEDYNLSIETYYKKYFDVLQFKNELVQSTAVQDLFHVGNGRSYGLELFLQKRIGQITGSIGYTLAWTHRTFSALNKGEEYQPKYDRRNDITFAGNYQLNEKWKFSAVFTYATGQAYTFGVGRYQVNLLGNPFDITLPGKLYNRRLSPYHRLDLSVTKQTTLFGLRGSWYFQIFNVYNRRNVWFKQFDTSKNPTDITDVKLLPIIPTFGFDFEF, from the coding sequence ATGTATAAATTATTGTTACTCTTTTTTCTTTCTGGTACGTTATTGTTTAGTCAACAGAAAGCGGTGTTGAGCGGATTTGTGAGAGAAAAATCCGATAAAGAATCACTCCCATACGCAAATATTCTCATCAAAGAACTCAAAATAGGTACGTCAGCTAATATCGAAGGATATTATGCAATACCAAACATCCCCGAGGGGGAATTTACAGTGATTGTTTCGAATCTAGGATTCCAATCTTATTCATTTACCATTGACACACGGCAAAACAAAAAAATTGTTCAAGATGTGCTCCTTTCCGATCAATCAATTCAAGTAACCGAAGTTGTGATTAATGCAGAAAAGGAAGAAGAAAAAAGAAATACGCAGGTTGGTAGAATTCAAATGCATGCAAAAGATGTTGCTGCCCTCCCCACTATCGGAGAAGCTGACGTGTTTCGTGCGTTACAATTAATGCCCGGCATTAAAGCCACATCTGAAATTTCAAGCGGATTAAATGTTCGAGGAGGAAGTACCGATCAAAATTTAATTTTACTTGACGGTACGGTGGTCTATAATCCCTCTCACTTATTTGGTTTTTTTTCCACGTTCAACAATGATGCGGTAAAAGATATTGATATGATGAAAGGGGGATTTCCAGCGGAATTTGGTGGTAGGCTTTCTTCTGTATTGAATGTTACAAATATTGACGGGGATAGAGTTGAAACACATGGAAAGGCTTCAATCAGTCTTTTAAGCACTCGCGTAACAGGTGAAGGTCCTGTCGGAAATGGCTCCTGGTTCCTTTCGGGACGGAGAACATATTTTGATACATTTATTGCTGCAGCAAATCTGGATACAGGAAACGATGCGTTGCCGCTCTATTATTTTTACGACGCCAATGGAAAATTAAACCAAGATATCGGAGAAGATGATAAACTCTCCTTCGTTGGATATTTGGGACAAGATGACCTTAAGTATACATTGGGAAACAATGAGGTCAAACTGAATATGCGCTGGGGAAATAAAACCGGAGCAGTTAAATGGACACACGTTTATAGCCAAACGCTCTTTTCTAACTTCACAGCATCATTCAGTCACTATGCAGCAGGAATCGGAGCAACACTTGGCGGAATTAAAATTTCTCAGGATAACAGTGTTGATGATTTTTCACTCAAAAGCGATGTCGATTTTTTTGCATCCAATGATCATTTGATAAAACTTGGTGTCTGGTATTCACAATATGATATTGGTTACAAACAAAGCGGCGATGGTGACCCATATACTTTTCGAGAACGTCCGGCACAAATCTCTTTCTATGCTCAAGATGATTGGACACTAGATGAACGGTGGGTTGTGAAATCTGGATTGCGGTTTGAATATCAGGATGCATCAAAAGCATCTAATCTCGGTCCACGATTAGCTGTGCGATACAATATTGATGAATATTCATTATTGAAGTTTTCTTCCGGTTTATATTATCAATTTTTAAATGCCGTTCCGGCAGGAACTGACAACGGTTTCTCTCCTTTTGATATTTGGGTTCCGATTAATGAAAAAATGAAACCGAGTAGAGCTATTGATGTTGTGTTGGGATATGAAACAAAATATTTTGAGGACTACAATCTCTCCATTGAAACGTATTACAAAAAATATTTTGATGTACTTCAATTTAAAAACGAACTCGTTCAATCTACTGCTGTTCAGGATTTATTTCATGTCGGCAACGGCCGTTCTTATGGGTTGGAACTATTTTTGCAAAAACGGATCGGTCAAATAACCGGATCTATTGGGTATACGTTGGCTTGGACTCATCGCACTTTTTCTGCGTTGAATAAAGGTGAAGAATATCAACCTAAGTATGATCGACGAAATGATATTACCTTTGCAGGAAATTATCAACTGAATGAGAAATGGAAGTTCAGCGCCGTATTTACATATGCAACAGGTCAGGCATATACATTCGGCGTTGGACGATACCAAGTGAATCTGCTTGGTAATCCATTTGACATCACGTTGCCTGGAAAACTTTATAACAGGCGACTCTCCCCTTATCACCGATTAGATCTTAGTGTAACTAAACAAACAACATTGTTCGGATTACGAGGAAGTTGGTATTTTCAGATATTTAATGTTTATAATCGCCGAAATGTTTGGTTTAAGCAATTTGATACCTCGAAAAATCCGACAGACATTACCGATGTTAAGTTATTACCAATTATTCCGACATTCGGTTTTGATTTTGAATTTTAG
- a CDS encoding SDR family oxidoreductase — MIELEKNYVPIVWVTGATKGIGLAIANAFANIGCKIILTGRNKSQLEINAGKIIDQGGYALPLVCDVTSEISVRTVMATITKKVGGVDVLVNNAGVTTFESFEKTTIKEFDQIVDTNLRGYFLCTKAVLTSMLKQKKGHIFNIHSVSAITTFNNSSVYSASKAGALALSKGLRMEVRKRGIRVIDVLPGAVETEMWDKPVRKKYHHKMLQPDDVADAVVSLYCQPQRMTTDEIVLRPVEGDL, encoded by the coding sequence GTGATTGAATTAGAAAAAAATTATGTTCCGATCGTTTGGGTAACCGGAGCGACTAAAGGAATCGGTCTGGCGATTGCCAATGCATTTGCCAATATTGGATGTAAAATTATATTGACGGGAAGGAATAAATCTCAGTTAGAAATTAATGCGGGTAAGATTATTGACCAAGGTGGTTATGCACTTCCGTTAGTATGCGATGTCACCTCCGAAATAAGCGTTCGAACTGTGATGGCGACGATTACAAAAAAAGTGGGAGGCGTTGACGTCTTGGTGAATAATGCCGGCGTAACGACTTTTGAATCATTTGAGAAAACAACTATTAAAGAGTTCGATCAAATCGTTGATACGAATCTTCGTGGTTATTTTTTATGTACCAAAGCAGTCCTTACCTCCATGTTAAAACAAAAGAAGGGTCACATTTTTAATATTCATTCTGTTTCGGCGATAACAACATTCAATAATTCATCTGTCTATTCCGCATCGAAAGCGGGTGCGCTGGCTCTTTCTAAAGGATTGAGGATGGAAGTTCGGAAACGTGGAATCCGCGTGATTGATGTGCTTCCGGGTGCAGTAGAGACGGAAATGTGGGATAAACCCGTTCGAAAAAAATATCACCACAAAATGCTTCAACCCGATGATGTTGCTGATGCAGTTGTTTCTCTCTATTGCCAACCGCAGCGTATGACAACGGACGAAATTGTATTACGCCCTGTAGAAGGGGACTTATAA
- a CDS encoding dihydroorotate dehydrogenase electron transfer subunit codes for MKQEIVPIHSFECLTTEILELTFVSEYLAATAKPGQFINIRVGDNYPLLRRPFSIFNIEGNKISIVFNVIGTGTKVLARKRKGDMLDVLGPCGNDFLSFTNGEYDTAIFVAGGIGVAPFPMLTKYFPIDKNVVTYLGGRHKELIVEKGLKNVKIATDDGSQGMKGTVLDVIKDDFSKTDYGKTRFFVCGPTRMMKAISDYAHEIGSQCYASLECDMACGIGLCQGCNIEMNSGDKKYRLVCKEGTIFETQTVKLS; via the coding sequence ATGAAGCAAGAGATTGTACCCATTCATTCGTTTGAATGTCTTACCACCGAAATTTTAGAACTGACTTTTGTTTCAGAATATCTTGCTGCCACGGCAAAACCTGGACAGTTTATCAATATTCGGGTCGGAGATAATTATCCGTTGCTGCGTAGACCATTCAGTATCTTTAATATCGAAGGAAACAAAATATCCATCGTATTTAATGTGATTGGGACCGGGACAAAAGTACTTGCACGCAAACGGAAAGGTGATATGCTTGATGTGCTTGGACCATGCGGAAATGATTTTCTTTCCTTTACAAACGGAGAATACGATACAGCTATTTTTGTAGCCGGTGGAATTGGCGTTGCTCCTTTTCCAATGTTGACAAAATATTTTCCAATAGACAAGAATGTAGTTACCTATTTAGGTGGTAGGCACAAAGAATTGATTGTTGAGAAGGGATTGAAAAATGTGAAAATCGCCACGGACGATGGAAGTCAAGGAATGAAGGGGACAGTGCTTGATGTAATCAAAGACGATTTTTCTAAAACTGATTATGGCAAAACACGATTTTTTGTTTGCGGCCCAACACGGATGATGAAAGCTATTTCTGATTATGCCCATGAAATCGGATCGCAATGTTATGCCTCACTTGAATGTGATATGGCATGCGGAATTGGTTTGTGTCAAGGATGTAATATTGAAATGAATAGCGGCGATAAAAAATACAGACTGGTCTGCAAAGAGGGGACAATATTTGAAACGCAAACGGTGAAATTATCATGA
- a CDS encoding GIY-YIG nuclease family protein: MFTVYVLWSDRLQKRYVGSCEDLKIRIKQHNNGESKFTKGGIPWILIYTEE, from the coding sequence ATGTTTACAGTCTATGTTCTTTGGAGTGATAGACTTCAAAAACGTTATGTGGGAAGTTGCGAAGATCTCAAAATTAGGATAAAGCAACATAACAACGGTGAAAGTAAATTTACAAAAGGTGGTATTCCTTGGATTTTAATATATACTGAAGAATAG
- a CDS encoding DUF4249 family protein: MKLYYVIITAGALLLVACEESSLTADYQKEVVVNGYLEEGRSIDTIKVQWTGEVDKKYVVQDQAITGATVIVKSIDGSFVDTLVYDPLNPGRYYSNDSTKIIKAKQTYELYIKTPAPDVRIVTGMTIVPDTFSIQTSAFHNGDTVRYDPFAPPYNFTWSSSNNHATYLPTITSLDVNAAMIPKFFIRDTTNINFRRPEKVVYRIGLPKEQRSTLLPWISLNYFGNTRFDIYAVDFNYSDFLNQIVAQGGELKETRSNLKGAIGVFGAQTKAKGGFTVFLKP, from the coding sequence ATGAAATTATATTACGTAATAATTACAGCTGGAGCATTGTTACTGGTAGCGTGCGAAGAATCATCATTAACTGCTGATTATCAAAAAGAAGTTGTTGTGAATGGATATCTTGAGGAAGGACGTTCCATTGATACTATAAAAGTGCAGTGGACGGGTGAAGTTGATAAAAAATATGTCGTACAAGATCAAGCAATCACCGGAGCGACAGTGATTGTGAAAAGCATCGACGGTAGTTTTGTTGATACGCTGGTGTATGATCCCCTCAATCCGGGAAGATATTATTCCAATGACTCAACTAAAATAATTAAAGCAAAACAAACCTACGAACTGTATATTAAAACACCCGCGCCGGATGTTCGCATTGTTACCGGGATGACAATTGTTCCTGATACATTCAGTATCCAAACTTCAGCGTTTCATAACGGCGATACAGTACGATATGATCCTTTTGCCCCACCGTATAATTTTACATGGTCAAGCAGCAACAATCATGCAACCTATCTTCCCACCATAACGAGTCTGGATGTAAATGCTGCAATGATCCCGAAATTTTTTATCCGCGATACAACGAATATAAATTTTCGCAGACCGGAGAAAGTCGTTTATCGAATTGGCCTCCCAAAAGAACAACGAAGTACTTTACTCCCCTGGATTTCGTTGAATTATTTCGGAAATACCCGCTTTGATATCTATGCTGTCGATTTTAATTACAGCGATTTTCTGAACCAAATAGTGGCGCAAGGGGGCGAATTAAAGGAAACCCGATCCAATCTTAAAGGGGCAATTGGAGTATTTGGGGCTCAAACAAAAGCAAAAGGAGGTTTTACCGTTTTCCTAAAACCGTAA
- a CDS encoding 6-carboxytetrahydropterin synthase yields the protein MATVYVYRRAHFSASHRLFDPKLNEEQNAEVFGGCSNPNGHGHNYHIVVCVAGTPDPKTGFVVDLKKVKNILQEKFLNFVDHKNLNVDVSFLSGINPTTENIAIAAWRQIAPDITEGKLYSIRVFETENNFAEYRGE from the coding sequence ATGGCTACAGTATACGTTTATCGTCGAGCACACTTTAGTGCTTCACACCGTTTGTTCGATCCGAAACTGAATGAGGAACAAAACGCGGAAGTATTCGGAGGTTGCTCTAATCCTAACGGACACGGTCATAATTATCATATTGTCGTGTGCGTCGCCGGCACTCCCGATCCGAAGACGGGATTTGTGGTCGACTTAAAAAAAGTTAAAAATATTCTTCAAGAAAAATTCTTGAACTTTGTTGATCATAAGAATCTCAATGTTGATGTCTCTTTTTTGAGCGGGATCAATCCAACAACGGAAAACATAGCAATCGCTGCCTGGCGACAAATTGCTCCGGACATTACTGAAGGGAAGTTGTATTCCATACGCGTGTTCGAAACTGAGAATAATTTTGCTGAATACAGAGGAGAATAA
- a CDS encoding tetratricopeptide repeat protein has protein sequence MKNIRLNIYTALTLAISFSGCVVYNPIAEYSKQRYTNAIAYFNTYYNAQRLFNDAEDEVFKSRRDYFERGQTTKAFVVPSSARQKFQTSIEKNSRVLSFYADSKWVDDALLMIGKAYFYMDDDVRAERKFQELAVQFPQSEVIFESQLWLGKSLMRQKKYSEGIKQLEEVFAKTIDHDEEIAGQSAFELGEHYFQLEDYQQAEKQYGVAVELVDDDETKTRIYFQIGRSFNRLKNNEKAQEAYLNAAAISPIYTFKFQAQLQFFKSTALQLKYDEAINGLNEMLSDTKNKEFFGIVHFEIANVLMLQNKTSEAINKYIFVDTAFARTDEAARSYYILGKYFEEKELNYDSARTLYNKARSEFTSSEITKEATERSDIFNKYDILQKDLIRYDSLYINALLMKDQQDSLALIKQSDTTRIKDSVSVKEEPKVKKMTKAGKADPKKDSTIVIDSTKIKDQLDRTITQQKMVDSLYRSIIRTKFELGGLFYVEIQQPDSALRLFNEVVNKYSASEFAPRALYSIAEIQRSIKQKPKSELDSLYTKIITSYPESPYANEARKSLGLPLVEAQKDSAQEEFEQAEKLSDSKKYESAIVLYKRISDQFLTSTVSAKSLFTAGWHYENSLMNNDSAYAVYKRVITKYPLSQFANFARPKVTEYENELKRIEQEKQKIIEEQKLKEEQEKEAKSPKTPKTETAPQDSLPTPKNKL, from the coding sequence GTGAAGAATATCCGACTTAACATATATACCGCCCTAACGCTCGCAATATCCTTTTCAGGCTGTGTTGTATATAATCCTATTGCAGAATATTCGAAACAACGATATACTAACGCAATAGCGTATTTTAACACATACTATAATGCACAACGATTATTCAATGATGCCGAAGACGAAGTCTTCAAATCCCGTAGAGATTATTTTGAACGGGGTCAGACGACCAAGGCGTTTGTCGTACCATCATCTGCACGTCAAAAATTTCAAACATCCATCGAAAAAAATTCAAGAGTACTCTCATTCTATGCGGATTCGAAGTGGGTAGACGATGCGTTGTTGATGATTGGCAAAGCATATTTTTATATGGATGATGATGTGAGAGCAGAACGGAAGTTTCAGGAATTAGCAGTGCAGTTTCCCCAAAGCGAGGTAATCTTTGAATCCCAGTTATGGCTGGGCAAAAGTTTGATGCGTCAAAAAAAATATTCTGAAGGTATCAAACAGTTGGAAGAGGTATTCGCAAAAACCATTGATCACGATGAAGAAATTGCCGGACAATCTGCCTTTGAACTTGGTGAACATTATTTTCAATTGGAAGATTATCAACAAGCGGAAAAACAGTATGGCGTTGCTGTGGAACTTGTCGATGACGACGAGACAAAAACACGAATCTATTTTCAAATCGGAAGAAGCTTTAATAGATTAAAAAACAATGAAAAAGCACAGGAAGCGTATCTCAACGCAGCTGCTATCTCGCCGATTTACACGTTTAAATTCCAGGCACAATTGCAATTCTTTAAATCAACCGCACTGCAATTAAAGTATGATGAAGCAATAAACGGCCTCAATGAAATGCTTTCCGATACGAAGAATAAAGAATTTTTCGGAATTGTTCATTTCGAAATTGCTAATGTGTTGATGTTGCAGAATAAAACATCTGAAGCTATCAACAAATATATTTTTGTTGATACTGCCTTTGCACGGACGGATGAAGCAGCTCGATCGTATTACATTCTTGGGAAATATTTTGAAGAAAAGGAATTGAATTATGATTCCGCCCGCACCTTATACAATAAGGCTCGTTCCGAATTTACTAGTTCAGAAATAACAAAAGAAGCAACAGAACGGTCGGACATCTTTAACAAGTATGATATTTTGCAAAAAGATCTTATTCGTTATGACTCACTTTATATTAACGCACTTCTTATGAAGGATCAACAGGATTCTCTTGCGTTAATAAAACAGAGTGATACGACGAGAATAAAGGATTCTGTTTCAGTGAAAGAAGAGCCTAAAGTCAAAAAAATGACAAAAGCCGGCAAAGCAGATCCCAAAAAAGATTCGACAATAGTCATCGATTCAACAAAAATAAAAGATCAATTGGATCGCACAATAACACAACAGAAGATGGTTGATTCACTCTATCGATCTATCATTAGAACTAAATTTGAGTTGGGAGGATTGTTTTATGTCGAAATTCAACAACCGGATTCTGCACTACGCTTGTTTAATGAGGTGGTAAATAAATATTCTGCCAGTGAGTTCGCTCCTCGTGCGTTGTATTCGATCGCGGAAATTCAACGAAGTATTAAACAAAAGCCCAAATCTGAACTTGATTCGTTATATACAAAAATCATTACGTCATATCCTGAATCGCCGTATGCAAATGAAGCACGGAAGAGTTTGGGGCTCCCTCTGGTGGAAGCTCAGAAAGATTCTGCACAAGAGGAATTTGAACAAGCAGAAAAACTTTCCGATTCAAAAAAATATGAATCGGCAATCGTATTATATAAACGAATTTCAGATCAATTCTTAACCTCAACAGTATCGGCTAAATCACTTTTTACGGCAGGCTGGCATTATGAAAATTCGTTGATGAATAACGATAGTGCATATGCCGTGTATAAGCGTGTTATAACAAAATATCCGCTTTCTCAATTTGCAAATTTTGCTCGGCCCAAAGTGACCGAATACGAAAATGAACTGAAACGGATTGAACAAGAAAAACAAAAAATAATTGAGGAACAAAAATTAAAAGAAGAACAGGAAAAAGAAGCCAAATCTCCAAAAACACCAAAAACCGAAACGGCGCCGCAAGATTCCTTACCCACACCGAAAAATAAATTATGA
- a CDS encoding SDR family NAD(P)-dependent oxidoreductase, with translation MILKDAVAVITGASKGIGRAIALLLSQQGVTVVLAARSSDLLSMTQKEITEAGGKSVSIPTDITSENSVQNLVFETLKRYGKIDILVNNAGVGIFSNVIDTKMEEYESMMNVNLKGVFLCSRAVLPTMIKQRRGEIINIASLAGKNSFAGGSVYSATKWGLIGFARSLMLEVRDYNIRVVTISPGSVNTHFAEKEKDEPLIIQPEDVAETVLFALTMPNRVNVSEIDIRPTIKPR, from the coding sequence ATGATATTAAAGGATGCTGTTGCCGTTATCACTGGAGCGAGTAAAGGAATAGGAAGAGCTATTGCACTTTTACTTTCTCAACAAGGTGTAACAGTTGTGCTTGCTGCCCGAAGTTCGGATCTCCTTTCGATGACACAAAAAGAAATTACTGAAGCAGGTGGTAAATCCGTGTCGATTCCTACTGACATTACATCAGAGAATTCAGTTCAAAATCTTGTTTTTGAAACATTAAAACGATATGGTAAAATAGATATCCTTGTTAATAATGCAGGCGTTGGAATTTTTTCGAATGTCATCGACACGAAGATGGAAGAATACGAATCGATGATGAATGTAAATCTGAAAGGGGTTTTCTTATGCAGCCGTGCCGTGCTTCCCACAATGATAAAACAACGCCGCGGGGAAATTATTAACATTGCTTCACTTGCCGGTAAAAATTCGTTTGCTGGCGGATCGGTCTATTCTGCAACAAAATGGGGATTGATCGGATTTGCGAGATCGTTAATGCTTGAAGTGCGTGACTATAATATTCGTGTGGTGACAATTTCCCCCGGATCAGTGAACACTCATTTTGCTGAAAAGGAAAAAGATGAACCACTGATTATTCAACCGGAAGATGTCGCTGAGACAGTGTTGTTTGCACTGACAATGCCTAATAGAGTAAATGTCAGTGAAATTGATATTCGACCCACAATAAAGCCGAGATAA